In Myxococcus stipitatus, the following are encoded in one genomic region:
- a CDS encoding RNA polymerase sigma factor translates to MATDDLTLVKRVRSGDQRAFKLLVERYQRKVYAVALGMLKDKEEAMDVSQEAFVKVYKYLDHFKGDSSFYTWLYRITVNVCIDVLRKRGGGGEVVEFDESQAMDLSEARIGALGSRLGTNPQKSALRRELAEKIQEALGTVPEKHRAILLLREIEGMSYEDLARTLDIPKGTVMSRLFHARAKVQKILSEYLELDEAKSGVGGE, encoded by the coding sequence TTGGCCACCGACGACCTCACACTCGTCAAGCGCGTCCGGAGCGGCGACCAGCGCGCGTTCAAGCTTCTCGTCGAGCGTTACCAGCGCAAGGTGTACGCGGTCGCGCTTGGCATGCTCAAGGACAAGGAAGAAGCGATGGACGTCTCCCAGGAGGCGTTCGTCAAGGTCTACAAGTACCTGGACCACTTCAAGGGCGACTCGTCCTTCTACACCTGGCTCTACCGAATCACGGTGAACGTCTGCATCGACGTGCTGCGCAAGCGCGGCGGGGGCGGCGAGGTCGTGGAGTTCGACGAGAGCCAGGCCATGGACCTGTCCGAGGCGCGCATCGGCGCGCTGGGCAGCCGCCTGGGCACCAACCCCCAGAAGAGCGCGCTCCGGCGGGAGCTGGCGGAGAAGATTCAGGAGGCCCTGGGCACCGTGCCAGAGAAGCACCGCGCCATCCTCCTGCTCCGGGAGATCGAAGGCATGTCCTACGAGGACCTGGCCCGCACGCTCGATATTCCCAAGGGCACGGTGATGAGCCGCCTCTTCCACGCCCGGGCCAAGGTCCAGAAAATCCTCAGTGAGTACCTGGAGTTGGACGAAGCGAAGAGTGGAGTGGGCGGCGAATGA
- a CDS encoding anti-sigma factor family protein: protein MAGNPACERFVPMLSPYVDGELTPAERVNVERHLSACRDCTGRAADLRAESGLLRVGLDMAVDDVDFKDFAQKVMARVTPEKPPLLERLKLAMSEMFLYQRTAMVSSFATAAVLVAVGLPLLLSDRAPVGYGAERMTVKSIQPYQDARVAPVVMETDNGGTIIWLVDEETQDGKSSEEDEELEEDVSGGGLRDGTKGPRPLAKPKADVERPSGGPL from the coding sequence ATGGCCGGTAATCCCGCGTGCGAGCGTTTCGTCCCCATGCTCTCCCCGTATGTCGACGGGGAGCTGACCCCCGCGGAGCGGGTCAATGTGGAGCGCCATCTCTCCGCGTGCCGCGACTGTACGGGGCGCGCCGCGGACCTGCGCGCCGAGTCGGGCCTGCTCCGGGTGGGCCTGGACATGGCGGTGGACGATGTCGACTTCAAGGACTTCGCCCAGAAGGTGATGGCCCGGGTGACGCCGGAGAAGCCGCCCCTCCTGGAGCGGCTGAAGCTGGCGATGTCGGAGATGTTCCTCTACCAGCGCACTGCCATGGTGTCGTCGTTCGCCACGGCCGCGGTGCTGGTGGCGGTGGGGCTGCCGCTCCTGCTGAGTGACAGGGCGCCGGTGGGCTACGGGGCGGAGCGGATGACGGTGAAGTCCATCCAGCCCTACCAGGACGCGCGCGTGGCGCCGGTGGTGATGGAAACCGACAACGGTGGCACCATCATCTGGCTGGTGGACGAGGAGACGCAGGACGGCAAGTCGTCCGAAGAGGACGAGGAGCTGGAAGAGGATGTGAGTGGCGGCGGACTTCGCGATGGCACCAAGGGCCCTCGGCCCCTGGCCAAGCCGAAGGCCGACGTGGAGCGGCCCTCGGGAGGACCCCTGTGA